A window from Leptospira meyeri encodes these proteins:
- a CDS encoding NADH-quinone oxidoreductase subunit N — MSYTPSSNDLIAISPMLILCGVALLSLVVQFLVPKEEDSKPLWVLSVLGILGAMYALYHTTGSPGYGKFFGSQISLSPLTVWLSGIYLIAGLITLLIAPPFLAQHKTLFPEFFPLLLFCLAGMMFLTSGYDFIVIFVGLEILSLALYVMIGMARSSVSSLESAMKYFLLGTFSSGFMLLGIAFLYGGSGTTNLDGALRGLFLKGYESNFSKLGFGLFLVGVSFKAALVPFHSWTPDVYEGAQTPITGFMASAGKASALGLMIVLFNHIPMGEMGDSWKVLMGVIALVSMTWGNIVALKQENLKRMLAYSSISHAGYIVAGITCGAGLEALYYLFSYSLLNLAAFAIISYLEQGKHEVTVNGIAHLSAEHPLTALSLSLIFLAFAGFPPLIGFWTKLFLLQKIAESDLLFNRILLFGAVANSCVAFYYYMKITIQSYMKQETGAVAGVRDLPSMPTLGFLVFLLSLFFTVGWVFFQPGALL; from the coding sequence ATGTCATATACTCCTTCCTCAAATGATTTAATAGCAATTTCTCCCATGCTTATTTTATGTGGAGTGGCTTTACTTTCTCTCGTAGTTCAATTTCTTGTTCCAAAGGAAGAAGACTCCAAACCACTATGGGTGCTTTCTGTTTTGGGAATTCTTGGGGCTATGTATGCTTTGTATCATACAACTGGATCTCCTGGGTATGGTAAATTTTTTGGATCACAAATCTCTCTTAGTCCCCTTACTGTTTGGCTCAGTGGAATTTATTTGATTGCGGGGCTTATCACTTTACTCATTGCTCCACCATTTCTCGCACAACATAAAACTTTGTTTCCTGAATTTTTCCCTCTCCTTCTTTTTTGTTTGGCGGGGATGATGTTTCTTACCTCGGGATATGATTTTATTGTCATCTTTGTTGGATTAGAAATCCTCTCTCTTGCTTTGTATGTGATGATTGGAATGGCTCGTTCTTCTGTTTCTTCTTTAGAAAGTGCGATGAAATACTTTTTACTCGGAACCTTTAGTTCCGGGTTTATGTTACTTGGAATTGCCTTTTTATATGGAGGATCAGGAACAACGAATCTTGACGGTGCCCTTCGTGGTCTTTTTCTAAAAGGTTATGAATCCAATTTTTCTAAATTGGGTTTTGGACTCTTTCTTGTGGGAGTGTCTTTTAAGGCTGCTCTTGTTCCTTTCCATTCCTGGACACCTGATGTGTATGAAGGAGCGCAAACACCGATCACAGGCTTTATGGCAAGTGCTGGAAAGGCATCGGCCCTTGGGTTAATGATCGTCTTGTTCAATCATATCCCGATGGGTGAGATGGGAGATTCTTGGAAGGTTTTAATGGGAGTGATTGCCCTCGTTTCCATGACTTGGGGTAATATTGTTGCTCTCAAACAAGAGAACCTCAAACGAATGTTAGCTTACTCGTCCATTTCTCATGCCGGTTATATTGTGGCAGGAATAACTTGTGGGGCAGGACTTGAAGCCTTGTATTATCTCTTTTCTTATTCGCTTTTAAATTTAGCTGCTTTTGCTATTATTTCCTATTTGGAACAAGGCAAACACGAAGTGACTGTCAATGGAATTGCCCATTTAAGCGCAGAACATCCATTAACCGCTCTGTCACTTTCCCTTATCTTTTTAGCTTTTGCTGGATTTCCTCCCCTCATTGGATTTTGGACCAAACTTTTCCTTTTGCAAAAAATTGCCGAATCGGATTTATTATTCAACCGCATCCTTCTTTTTGGGGCAGTGGCAAACTCCTGTGTGGCCTTTTACTACTATATGAAGATCACCATCCAATCCTATATGAAACAAGAGACTGGAGCTGTGGCCGGAGTTCGCGACCTTCCGAGTATGCCCACTCTAGGTTTTTTGGTATTTCTATTGAGTTTGTTTTTTACTGTGGGTTGGGTCTTTTTCCAACCAGGGGCACTGTTATAG
- a CDS encoding cupin domain-containing protein, with protein sequence MATILRKTETLKDPVAMKDFLFSKGLVYEFYKTPETLDLILGQKGLNDAEKAEVLSGLEYRFDQLKKEHGYKANDLVVLHDEVPGIQDMLAKFDKLHIHTDEEVRYIIDGSGIFGFIIDGEKFEVHVSKGDFLSIPANTNHWFTLDKNLRIKAVRYFKDNSGWTPVYVDESQVLVNV encoded by the coding sequence ATGGCAACCATTCTCAGAAAGACAGAAACTCTAAAGGATCCCGTAGCAATGAAGGACTTCCTTTTTTCCAAGGGACTCGTTTATGAATTCTACAAAACCCCGGAAACTTTGGATTTAATCCTTGGCCAAAAGGGTTTAAATGATGCAGAAAAAGCAGAAGTTCTTTCTGGGTTAGAATATCGTTTTGACCAACTGAAAAAAGAGCATGGTTATAAAGCCAACGACCTGGTTGTCCTCCATGACGAAGTTCCTGGAATTCAGGACATGTTAGCAAAATTTGATAAACTTCATATTCATACGGATGAGGAAGTCCGTTATATCATTGATGGAAGTGGGATTTTTGGATTCATCATTGATGGAGAAAAATTCGAAGTCCATGTAAGTAAAGGCGATTTCCTTTCGATCCCTGCCAATACCAACCACTGGTTCACCCTCGATAAAAATTTAAGAATCAAAGCAGTTCGTTATTTCAAAGACAATTCAGGATGGACTCCCGTTTACGTGGATGAATCCCAAGTATTGGTTAACGTTTGA
- the recJ gene encoding single-stranded-DNA-specific exonuclease RecJ, whose protein sequence is MHHVTKVHFGPLLSEVRTKVDSKRPLLRYLVDKREGFRNIHPKELLTSDFSCLYSPFSLPDLSLAVELLLSFVKEGKKILLYGDRDSDGVSSTCLLAFFLKSHPAFSSIQLEVMVSSESDPYGLCKEALAKIKKVKPDLLVTLDFGSSQADEIEELTSKGIKVIVLDHHEVPIRIPTNCALVNPRRTDSQYPEKKICTAVLSFKLVSAILFRLSDEFGKVYKKTEFQKETGKNQTTYFQNGIRLTNEIIASFSLDESLISPYPEDFITTIPVDEERKLFYYQCSKIPDFFSGLEEETDLAGIGTITDMMPLIGENRHFVKLALNSLTKLYVGDKKRKGLSELLKELKLSPQGVTTKDLGWSIGPVLNSAGRMGKTEEAVSLLLSETNLEAKTKAKQLLSINEERKERTKRNMDRVERYFARKPERTTKEIVFCYEPDMEPGVSGIVATRMVDTYKKPAIFLAPDNGDARGSIRSYGPENVLELLESLSEHFLHFGGHPEAGGFSIKIDQIPAFESALYTAAKNWLSVDKDKPKVHSIETDFTVLTEEMGERLLKEWKDLEPFGQGNPDIKLGIRNAKAIHLTPLSGGKHVRFHLIGSGSLKYMIWNKGVEFQKFMSEHGSFDLVGSLEENFYQGRTTLQFIVEWFGIAEKKSTESVT, encoded by the coding sequence TTGCATCATGTAACGAAGGTTCACTTCGGACCGTTACTTTCCGAAGTTCGAACCAAAGTTGATTCCAAACGCCCCCTCTTACGTTACTTAGTGGATAAAAGAGAGGGCTTTCGCAACATTCACCCGAAAGAACTGCTCACTTCTGACTTTTCTTGTCTGTATTCACCCTTCTCACTTCCCGATCTTTCGTTGGCGGTGGAACTTCTTCTATCCTTTGTTAAGGAAGGAAAAAAAATCCTCCTCTATGGTGATAGGGATTCAGATGGAGTGAGTTCCACTTGTTTACTAGCTTTCTTTTTAAAATCCCATCCCGCATTTTCTTCCATTCAATTAGAAGTTATGGTTTCTTCGGAAAGTGATCCTTACGGACTTTGTAAAGAAGCACTGGCAAAAATTAAAAAAGTAAAACCGGACCTACTGGTAACACTCGACTTTGGTTCCAGCCAAGCTGATGAAATCGAAGAACTGACAAGTAAAGGAATCAAGGTGATTGTTCTTGATCACCATGAAGTTCCCATTCGTATCCCAACAAACTGTGCTTTGGTAAATCCGAGAAGGACAGACTCCCAATACCCAGAAAAAAAAATCTGCACCGCAGTACTTTCTTTTAAATTAGTATCTGCCATTTTATTCCGACTCAGTGACGAATTTGGAAAGGTTTATAAAAAAACTGAATTTCAGAAAGAAACAGGCAAGAACCAAACCACCTATTTTCAAAATGGAATTCGACTGACAAATGAAATAATCGCATCGTTCTCGTTAGATGAAAGTTTGATTTCACCCTACCCAGAGGACTTTATCACCACAATCCCCGTGGATGAAGAAAGAAAACTTTTTTATTACCAGTGCTCTAAAATCCCCGATTTTTTTTCCGGTTTAGAAGAAGAAACAGACCTTGCAGGGATTGGAACTATTACCGACATGATGCCCCTTATTGGGGAAAACCGGCACTTTGTCAAACTCGCCTTAAACTCGCTCACCAAACTCTATGTTGGTGATAAAAAAAGAAAAGGTTTGTCGGAACTCTTAAAAGAACTGAAACTAAGCCCCCAAGGTGTGACCACTAAAGATTTAGGTTGGTCGATTGGCCCGGTGCTTAATTCCGCAGGCAGAATGGGGAAAACAGAAGAAGCCGTATCTTTATTATTATCAGAAACAAACCTCGAAGCAAAAACAAAGGCCAAACAACTCCTTTCCATCAATGAAGAAAGAAAAGAAAGAACCAAACGCAATATGGACCGGGTCGAACGTTATTTCGCACGTAAACCAGAGCGAACGACAAAAGAAATTGTGTTTTGTTATGAACCAGATATGGAACCAGGTGTCAGTGGAATTGTTGCCACAAGGATGGTGGATACCTATAAAAAACCTGCCATATTCCTTGCACCTGATAATGGTGATGCGAGAGGAAGCATTCGTTCCTATGGTCCAGAAAATGTTTTAGAACTTTTAGAATCTCTTTCTGAACATTTTTTACACTTCGGTGGTCATCCAGAAGCAGGAGGATTTTCGATTAAAATCGATCAAATCCCTGCCTTTGAATCGGCATTGTATACGGCTGCCAAAAATTGGCTTTCTGTCGACAAAGACAAACCCAAAGTTCATTCCATCGAAACCGATTTTACTGTTCTCACAGAAGAAATGGGAGAGAGGTTGCTAAAAGAATGGAAAGACCTGGAACCTTTTGGACAAGGAAATCCAGATATCAAACTAGGGATACGAAATGCAAAAGCAATCCACTTAACACCACTTAGCGGGGGAAAACATGTCAGATTCCATTTGATTGGAAGTGGCTCCTTAAAGTATATGATTTGGAATAAGGGGGTAGAATTCCAAAAATTTATGTCAGAACATGGAAGTTTTGATTTGGTGGGCAGTTTAGAAGAAAATTTTTACCAAGGAAGGACCACTCTTCAATTCATTGTCGAGTGGTTTGGAATTGCAGAAAAAAAATCCACCGAATCGGTTACTTAG
- a CDS encoding complex I subunit 4 family protein, translating to MPEQILSIIIFLPIVSSLLIVFQKRVGAVVVISALSSAFTTILSVGLFFFFDSTKSGLQFVHWIPDWILSGKLSVDYHVGLDGISLLLFALTAFMFFLSSIASWSNIPKKIKEFHICLLVLETAVLGVFAAGNLVLYYVFWELMVLPMVLMIGIWGGEDRTKAALKYFLFSMAGSLFMLGGILTLYFKTGKTSIESLSTASLGMYSEPLQWFLFFSFFLAFAIKIPLFPFHTWMPDVHTQAPTVGSVDLAGVLLKIGAYGFIRFCIPFFPEPSLLSGNWIQILAVIGIVYGSMAALVQTDIKRIIAYSSLSHLGFCILGLFSFTNEGVVGGMLQMVSHGVSTGMIFLMIGMIYERAHTRNIAEFGGLAGQMPVFSTFFLIAVLSSVGLPGTNGFVGEFLILMGAIKSNLWLGGIAATGVVLGALYLLWFVKRFLFGVSKTIQAKPYKDLTFREVGILSPLVLFIFWIGIYPKPFLEILQSSSNVYLNSASVQSIAERKDIQKDFLGGNTSRQFPDYTSLGKEPLSFEERLGSFQSKYALPTFLSVKENKSNLNENLENLEKSIESDFDLEPIQKETIGN from the coding sequence GTGCCGGAACAAATTTTATCGATCATTATCTTTTTACCAATTGTATCCTCTTTACTCATTGTATTTCAAAAACGAGTAGGGGCGGTCGTTGTCATCTCGGCATTATCTTCTGCATTTACAACCATCCTCTCCGTGGGTCTTTTTTTCTTTTTCGATTCCACTAAGTCAGGATTACAATTTGTCCATTGGATTCCCGATTGGATTCTTTCCGGCAAACTAAGTGTAGACTATCACGTTGGGCTTGATGGGATTTCGCTTCTTTTATTTGCCTTAACGGCTTTTATGTTCTTCCTTTCGAGTATTGCTTCTTGGTCCAATATACCCAAAAAAATCAAAGAATTCCATATTTGTCTGCTTGTTTTGGAAACAGCAGTCCTTGGCGTTTTTGCTGCTGGAAACCTTGTCCTTTATTATGTTTTTTGGGAACTCATGGTTTTACCTATGGTTCTGATGATTGGAATTTGGGGTGGCGAAGATAGAACCAAAGCCGCATTAAAATACTTTTTATTTTCTATGGCTGGTTCCTTGTTTATGTTAGGTGGTATACTCACTCTATATTTCAAAACAGGGAAAACATCGATCGAATCATTGTCTACTGCAAGTCTTGGAATGTATTCCGAACCACTCCAATGGTTTTTGTTTTTTAGTTTTTTTCTAGCATTTGCCATCAAAATCCCACTTTTCCCTTTTCATACTTGGATGCCGGATGTACATACGCAGGCGCCTACTGTCGGTTCGGTGGACTTGGCCGGTGTATTACTGAAAATTGGTGCTTATGGTTTCATTCGGTTCTGTATTCCTTTTTTCCCAGAACCTAGTTTACTTTCTGGGAATTGGATTCAAATCCTTGCTGTGATCGGTATTGTTTACGGTTCGATGGCAGCTCTTGTCCAAACTGATATCAAACGAATCATTGCTTACAGTTCTCTATCACATTTGGGATTTTGTATCTTAGGTCTCTTCTCTTTTACGAACGAAGGGGTTGTGGGTGGGATGTTACAAATGGTATCTCATGGTGTGTCCACAGGGATGATCTTTCTTATGATCGGAATGATTTATGAAAGAGCCCATACAAGAAACATTGCTGAGTTTGGCGGACTGGCAGGACAGATGCCTGTGTTTTCCACTTTTTTTCTCATTGCTGTTTTATCTTCCGTGGGCCTTCCAGGAACCAATGGATTTGTGGGTGAGTTTCTAATCCTCATGGGAGCCATCAAATCGAATCTATGGCTTGGTGGAATTGCAGCTACGGGAGTTGTACTCGGTGCTCTTTATTTACTCTGGTTTGTGAAACGTTTTCTATTTGGCGTAAGTAAAACCATCCAAGCCAAGCCTTACAAAGATTTAACATTTCGGGAAGTGGGAATCTTATCTCCTCTTGTTCTCTTTATCTTTTGGATTGGAATCTATCCAAAACCATTTTTAGAGATATTACAATCTTCATCTAATGTCTATTTGAATTCGGCATCTGTACAATCGATAGCGGAAAGAAAGGACATACAAAAAGATTTCCTTGGTGGAAACACAAGTCGGCAATTTCCCGATTATACTAGTTTAGGAAAAGAACCTTTGTCTTTTGAAGAAAGGTTGGGTTCTTTCCAATCGAAGTATGCACTTCCTACTTTTCTTTCTGTAAAAGAAAACAAATCGAATTTAAACGAAAATTTGGAAAATTTAGAAAAGTCCATTGAGTCTGATTTTGACTTGGAACCAATCCAAAAAGAGACAATAGGAAACTAA